TAGACCATCAGTTTGTAATGCAATGGAGACACTATTAATAGATGAGAATGTTAGTAGTAATTTGATAATTGATATTGTTAATACCTATAAAGACTTAAACGTTGAGGTTAGAGGTTGTGCTTTAGTGCAAAAGCTGTGTGATGTAATACCTGCAACTGATAAAGACTGGTCAGAAGAGTACTTAGATTTAATTGTTTCAATAAAAATTGTCAAAGGTTTAGAAGAGGCAATAGATCATATAAATAGATATGGTTCCCATCATTCAGATAGCATAGTTACTGATAATTATGAAAACGCAATGAAGTTTTTAAAGGGTGTAGATTCAGCTGCCGTTTATGTTAACGCATCTACAAGGTTTACAGATGGGTATGAGTTCGGTTTTGGGGCTGAGATGGGCATTTCTACGCAGAAATTGCATTGTAGAGGTCCAATGGGTTTAGAGGGTTTAACTACATATAAATATATGGTATTAGGCTCTGGCCAAATAAGGACTTAGCTTTGAGACATATTGGTTTATTTGGAGGCACTTTTAATCCTATTCATATCGGTCACATTAGGTTAGCTATTAATGTTTATAGGGATTTTAAGCTTGATGAGCTTATATTTATACCCGCAAAGATTCCACCCCATAAAAATCTTGGTTCTACGCCACCAGAAAAAAGGTATGAGATGGTAAGAATTTCTGTTAAGAATTTAAAATATAATTTTACCGTTTCAGATATTGAATTAAAGAATAGTGGTATATCTTATACATATAAGACTTTGGAATATTATAGATCAAAATATAAGAATGACATATTATCATTTATTTGTGGAAGTGATATATTTGCAACAATTAATACGTGGGAAAACTGGTTAGAGCTTTTTAATTTGGCTAATTTTATTGTTGTTAACAGAAAAGAGATGTCCTTTGATAAAATGTTAGCCATAATTCCAAATATCTTAAAAAATAAAATAGTTAATAAGGAGGAGTTTAAAAATGAAAAATATGGAAAAATAATATTGTATGAAATGGATGAAATACCAATATCAAGTAGTGATATAAGAGACAAGCTAAAGAGAAAAGAGATGAAAGAATTTTTAACAGATGAGGTTTATAATTATATAGAAAAAAATAGATTATATCAGGAGGTGTGATGAAGGAAGAGTATATATTAAAAAAACTGTACAATCTATTAGAGGACAAAAAGAGTGAAAATATAGTTATATATCAAGTTAGCGATGTTTCATATATTGCTGATTATTTAGTTATATGCACAGCAAGCTCTGAAATACATATAAATGCAATA
Above is a window of Deferribacterota bacterium DNA encoding:
- the nadD gene encoding nicotinate-nucleotide adenylyltransferase, which gives rise to MRHIGLFGGTFNPIHIGHIRLAINVYRDFKLDELIFIPAKIPPHKNLGSTPPEKRYEMVRISVKNLKYNFTVSDIELKNSGISYTYKTLEYYRSKYKNDILSFICGSDIFATINTWENWLELFNLANFIVVNRKEMSFDKMLAIIPNILKNKIVNKEEFKNEKYGKIILYEMDEIPISSSDIRDKLKRKEMKEFLTDEVYNYIEKNRLYQEV